The Mytilus galloprovincialis chromosome 3, xbMytGall1.hap1.1, whole genome shotgun sequence genomic interval TTGGatctcatttttttgttattttactttgttcGCCGGTTtggttttttctttctttctttaaatgtaTATTACAAACTTCCCCGTTTTGAATTCATGATTTTGTTAtactcagtatttttttttacacttttttacaTTCAAACATTACAAGTTAAGTGTTAGAAATCTTGGCGTTCTCCTAAATAACTGTACAGTAGATTAACATCGATAAGTTTTCCACATacttagaataaaaataaatatttctataaaattgCCTCCTGCACACATTTCCTGCGTGAAGATCAATTGATGTCATTCGTatgtcgggttgttttctctttgacacattccctgttttcATTCTGTTTTCCATTTTGATTCTTTATGGGGTCGGAGCGATTACTCATTGCTTTCATAGTTAAACATGACCACACTCATTCCGTTATCAGGACCTTTTTTTTTGTTCTCCTTTTAAATTTTCTGTCCAATTAAAACAAATGGTATGCATGCTCCTATatattgttttaagaaatatttttaacaGAGTTATCTTCATAAGTCTGTCGGACTTGTGTCTTTTCAAATTGCTATTTGAGCAAATCAAATATGTTTGAACTAAATCCCATATGCTAACTGGCATTTTTTCATCAGGTGAGTGATACACTCACATGTGAGACTCTTGTTATTAAAAATGCTTTGGATTTTATCATAGGTACAGTATTGGACAGCGATGTCAGTTTATcatataaagtttttgtgtttatcgtgaacataacaaaatacaaaaagttaAACAAGTAAAACAATTAGCGTGTTTCTCATTGAAATAACTCTTCAATCTTTCAAACATTTATTAGGGATATGTAgatctgtttaatttttttagatgGCTTCAATGAGTTCGAGTTGACATCAGTTCAAGAGGTAACACGTTCACATCAGCAGAGGtaggatctttttttttttaattattacaatcttattatcaaaatatcaatattttcaatataaataaatcaaattaagatATTGTGTATGAACTAATTACAATAAATAATCATACACATTGTAAATACTTGATAAAACTCAATTCAAAGCTAGGAGTAGCGCATCGATTGCTGTTCATTGTCTCAAagataatttaaacatttaaaatgtgtAGAGATAAGTCCGCATAATAGTTTTCTGACTATTGCAATATGTGAAAAGCACATGAGTATTTACGAGTGGATGCTCTAGTAGACTCTAAATTTAGTCTTGGTTTCTGAAATAACAGCAGAAACATAGCGCATGCGACTAAAACAATTATACAATAGAAAACGTGTTTACGACTGTAATAATTGTATTGCATTTCAACAACAaatgaaattaacatttaatatattttatgcgTCGTAAGCGATCTACTGCATTTAACTTTATCAGAAAcgctaaaagaaataaaatgtattaGAATCGAATATCATGATACGCTATATGACCTATaaaaggtcaactttgcctaGGGTATTGAAATATTACTTTCTTAATAGTTTACAAATTTATAAACGGTCAATAGCACAATCTGAAGATAAATAATACTAATGAAGTATTAACAAACAATGCTTGCAGTGAAAGAAAGATACATAATTGACTGTGATATAGACAATAATAGAAACCGTCTTACATGTTATCATAGGCCATTGTCAAAGTGAAGCATGACGTGTCAATTCATAATGAGTTATTTTATTTGCAGTCTCGATGCTTCATCAATCCACAGACGAAGATGGTCGTTAAACTCTACAGATTCATTTGATATTGCAATTGATGCTTTTGGAGAATCTTACAAAATGACTCTTCAACATACCAAGTCGGTGCTCCACCCTTCAGCTAAAGTTTCCATAATAAATGATGACAAAGAAACGAAATGGAATGGATATAATCCGGATTGTTTTCTGATTGGAAATATTCATTCTCATGATGGAACAGTCTCGGCATCATTTTGCAAAGAATTGGTATAAAATCAGGTTTTTCAAATGTGCAAATATTTATCATAGAAGGGAATTTATGAGCTTGAAAATATGGttacaaataaataacatttactctgtagaatttttaaattatttccgCATTTGTTGTAATAGAGAAATGTTattaactaaataaaatatagaGATCTTTATAGTTAAGAATGAAAGGAGGTGAACTGATTTGTCACCATACTGTGATAGTATGATCTATCTAGTATAAATAAACGGTTTTGATTCTAGTGCATCTCATGACGGTCATTCCAAACACACGCTACAAACGCAATGCACACACATAGTATCACTCGTTCTTGATCACTACTATTGTGTCGTAACCATCTCTGGTGACTGTGTGTAATAGCGAACAGGTAACAACGTCTTAGTTACTAGTATGATGttaaataaatagatatatgaagatgtggtatgagtgccaaagagacatttctccatccaagtcacaatatgaaaaaataaaatcattattatctcaatcgatttatgactactgttacctttatagaTCGAAGTACGGTCACTTTTAGTTAAATCATATGGTATACATGTGTAATCATAAAACACAATTACAAAATAGTCAATACCAATCATATATGAACTCTTATCTTAATTTTCTATGTTGCATATGCATGAAtagtaaaaaatatgatttatcaaTTTAGTGTGGAATGATGTCAACTAGCAATCATGAAATTCATTTTGAAGTTTTACCACATAATATTCGGAAACGGGGTACATTAAGGAGAAATCAACATACAACACTTATAGCCAGAAAACGACAAGTTGATCCAATGATCAAAGATGTAATCCAAAAGAATGGTAAGTATTTATTTTctggttaaataaaggcaacaatcgtataccgctattcaaaactcataaatccatggacaaaaaacaaaatcggggtaacaaactaaaaccgagggaaacgcattaaatataagaagagaacaacgacacaacactaaaatgtaacacacacagaaacggaccaagcatcagacaaaatcccacgagaataacaaatataacatcaaaaccaaatacaagaatttgggatagacaagtaccgtgacacgtcttataagatatttatttcaaaacCGTGTTGGTTGTTACTAGTTTAGAACCTGAATTACAAGAAACATGCATATTCCGTAAATCGTCAAGTTACCGAAATTCCAATGTGTACGTACTGTGCACAACTTATTGTAGACATGTTTCTCTATTGTTATGACTTACAATTTATGATTAAAATCAGatccatcaaaacaacatctgatacaaatgTACTTTTAGATacttggatgatatattggctctcgaTAATGACGACTATAGAATGTACACTAAAGAGAGTAATCTTGATGAACTGACATAAAGCTTATACTAGCAATGATAACTTTCCTTGCCTAGATCTTGATACTTATATATTTAACGGGAATCTTTATAACAAActtaatgataaagataatgaCTTATATATCTCAACGAGTTTGATTTGAccatgtatgtaacaatgtatttgaTTTCAAAGAAAGAAATCTCTTCATTACTGAAAAAGTAATAACTAGTGTTTTCTATATCATAACATTATAGTCATAACATTTACTAATGTTTTAttatcggtacaaggacatcattcataaatataaatcaacgtgCAGCTATTCTATATGTTCaaatatttcacatccaatcttttatggtaacaTTCTTAACAAAACACAAACACGTCGGTATtccaaaagctaaccaaaccttcaAACAGACTTTTTCAGAAGGAATgtagttatgatactgttgtgGGGTTAATAAAGATGGCATGTTTTTGGTATACAtcttgattcactcatagggtcattgcatcggaaataaacacatttgttctaaaaccagttgttggcatgataagAGTTATGTTCTTCTTGGGCTGTTTTCTACCTTTTGGTTTAGTTGTTGTCATCTTGGCACATTCTttaattccattctcaatttaagaCTATAATAGCCTCCTTTTGGTTTTGAAAGTATACTTTTAATTGCCTTTCTAATGGGAAACTCTTTTCAGTGGTATCGATTGGTTCATACACATGTAACATGTGATCATTCTATTTATTGACTTAATCAATTAAATGCTTATAGGATCAGTGACAGAATTCAATTGAGAACAGACATACgaaagaatgattaaaaaatgtttatttaagacCAACCCGTtatcatatttttgttatatcaagtGAAAAATGGCGATAAAACCAAGTTAGCCGTGTCCGGTCAATCACCAAAACAATAAACGTTTCCTAATTTTTGTAGATATGTCATACCATTTTAGATTACATGCCTATTCATCAAACTGAATTTCACCACACAAGAATACACAAACGAGCGGTACCTTCCTCTGACTTCACAATAGAATTGGCCGTGTATGTAGATGCTGACTTCTTGACTTATAAATTACAAGTTACTGACATGAATCAAAGAATTGAAATCATGCTTAACAAGTATAATGCAGTAGGTGTATCTatttaatgtgaaatttttttttatatatacataagcCTTTAGAATAGACGCCTTATCCGGTTTTTTCATTTGCAAAATAAATGTTATTCGTCAATTTTCCTCTACTCAACCTAATAAAAAGACCTACCAATTGTAGTAATAATAAAAACTATTTCATACAGTGTTTAGACTTGGAAATTTAAAGAAGTGGCAGTCacacactttttttttcattgtgtgCCTAATTTGCCTTACCATAGCACTTTAAtgatgatagaaaatacaagcccgggaatttcgtatcaattgggaaatacagactccgtatgcaggcgctgctagaatgttgctgcatagaaatggaaagtttaaaGCTGAAGTGATCTTTTTTGACGTACAGTTTTGTGTTCAACCgtccctcattgtcaatttctagttgTAAGTCAAGATATATGCTACTTTACCACCACCCCCTTTTTACAATCATCAAAACAGCTATAAATCAGCAATAAAAAGCTTCCTCAACTGTTGAAAGCTCTTTCATTTTCACCTTGTCATGGCGGTTGTTTATTTTCGTATGTCACTAACAAAAATTTTACAGCAACACGAAAGAATTGAAATCGTAAGAGAGTTTTTTAGATGCGatgtattttatttgtatctttgTAGGTGCAATATGATTGGAGTCGAGCTAGTGTGTTGAATTATAACGTCACTCTATCAATAAAACTTATGACGTTTTTTGACACAAACCCGGTGAGAACATATGCATAATAACAGTTTTATATATTATTGATTGACTTGTGTAATATACAATCATCATTTATGAAGTCTTTTAAATAACTGGTAGTAAAATAACAGAATAAGAGAGTCTTCAGAATAAAATCCTTGAAATTCACagaacattttaatttgtaaaacgCCTGAAATATTTTTGCGTCTTCATAAAAGAAGTCTGAATTCTCCTGTAAGACTTTTGACCATTAACACTGACACTTCAGGTGATGTTCTTCTTTTGTCTAGAGAGGAGGGTCTTAAGGAATTATGGTTGTTGAATGTGAATTCTACTGCATTTGTCATTATATCAATCTGGATACACAAGTTAAGTCAAATCTAATACAGACCGTCAAGGTCATCAAAGAAACATTAATTTCTTAATAGGTTAAAAACAATAGTATATCTGTTAAACCAACCACTATTTTGTCAATACTATGGTCATGCACTTTAACAAGTACAGATAGTGTTTTGAATACACATCTTCCATACATTTGCTccttcttttgttctatttcagtCCTGGTACAATACTTCCACTGATCTGTCTGTTACTTTGAACAATATATGTACAGGAACTCAAGCTGGTCTACCTTACGATCATGTACATGTTCACACGGGGTAAGTACGAAATAGACAGTCTAACTAAGATAAACAGCCAAAAACCTATTCTAAATGGCAGTATACCCCGCATTTTTATTAGTGCGTCTGCATTGTTTACTAACACAATCattttggagttcagtatttttgtgattttactttctacccAAAGTACACAATATTACCATGGAAAACATTTaggaaatgttttatttgaatgttTAAAGTGAATAATTTTGGCTTAACCATTGCTTTCAGAAATTAGTATCTGCTAATCAACAGACGATTGTTGTGTAAACTTAAAGTCGTTTTTTTACTAAACTATTTAAagatcttttaaaagtattggtacaaaaataaaatacagtaaAGCAGTTTTATCGAGCCAGTATTcttaaaacaatattataattaaaagttttcaatACAACTTTATATGACCTAAACCATAAAAATGCCTTATTATATTATACCGTGATATACATTTATCATTGCATTATTTATTAAGATTGAAAATACACTCAAACCGTTTGATAACTATACATGTCTTTTGTTGTCCTGTGTCGATGAGTtgatgtctcattgacgtatactcAGTATCACATCTTTTGTCGCGTCCTAAGAATATCAAGAAAGCGAGATTAATGTGCGCTTAGTGAATGATACAGTTTTCTATATTTATAGCATACCTAATCCAGAATTAGGAGGATTAGCTTACCAAAGTCTAGTATGCAATGCTAGGTACAGATGTGGTGTTTCTGCAGATGGGATAACAACATATGTCACGACAGCTCATGAAATAGGTCATAAGTATGTTTTCTGTATGCACTTTGATAAACTACTATTTGACATTCCATCTGTGTGATGATCCTGTTAAATAGCTTGACATGACAGCATAACTATGTATTGGTTAATTTTACATTACAAGTCgtttcttgtccattcgtttttgatgcgttttgttatttgattttgccatgtgattatggactttccgaattgattttccgctaagttcagtatttttgtgatcttatttttttttcaatattatacatgtatggaaGATAGatatattatagatatatttGTAGTTGTCACAAGAcgttattcgttttttttttttttttttttttttgctatgccTTTGTCAGTATTTTAAGGGAGTTCGGTtgtcagtttcaaaataattaacttttcaaaacactagtttatattgataggggattaataaaggaatcaaaagagccaaaaaaatatataggtcaatgtgattgttttcgagatattagccttTGACACTTTTTCGGAATAttttctcttgacttttcatagctttatcattgacaagtttaagttctcaaaaactattaaagatacttaaaattttataagactttaacatattgcttatcattatacatgtaaaagatttataaaaagaaaaatgggggtcaatgggcaattgTTGGTAAGGCATTAAAaaggataaaaccagaggattccaaaaatctgacaataatcccaaaacatgacaagcgaacttccttaatagATTGTTTTGGCAATGGAGAAATACGATTAAATACTTGCATTTCCAATCAGTAAAGTTCATTTTTAGTAATTTTAAGAATAATTACCCATTATAACTTAAGACATTGATTACAGCATGGGTATGCTGCATGATGCTGATAGAAATTGTTTATCTCCAGACGTTGGTATAACGGGTGGCGCTGGCGTCGGATGGAGTACATGTAGTGCCAATGATATGAACACAATGTTACAGTAAGAAAACATAGTATACTATAtcattatgaaaagaaaaaaaaaacattgtatctTAAAAGCATTGTCGATTTCgtgatttatatatttataaaaaagaattcaGTAAAAATCTAAACACGAAGACTAAACTAAGCAATGAAAAAGAACATGATTCGTCATTAAAGGTTTTAAGAAAAACTGACATATTCTTTGCACATTTCAAGagaagtatattttgtaattttgaattgaaatatcCACAGAAGACTCATTTAATGTTGATTTTGCATTTAACACGGATGCAAGTTATTGAAACTTTCCTCAATGGTTTGGACAGTTCTAGTGGTTGAGtatgttaataaaataaatacgGAACACGCAAAGTGTACAATATATTTATCATCAATTGCATACACCACCTATGTTGAAGAAAGACTATCAGTTTGTTTCCAAAACATAAAACGTGatgtttataaaatgttaaacGACGACGATGAAATTAAGGTGGGCAAAAACTTATTATGTTATTTATCAGAACAAGTAGTTTATAGGATAGCTCATTGGAGTATGCACCAAGTGAAGAAGACAATAAGACATGAAAAGTAGCACATACATTTTTTATGCAATTTTGAAAATATCCACTCCAAAAAAATCTAGCAAATTGGCAgtgttaattttttaaaatgtttggaCAGGACTTAAATAAAACCTtgatttggcataactttttgtggttttttttatatcaatacttTTCAATTTGTAATTGATCCAGGTTTCAAAATGATTTGATTTCAAATTCCAATGGTGAGTCTCTTAATTGTGTGTGGAGCACGCGCTTTAAGTACTTGATCATAGGTCTGTTTCATGTGAATCAGTAGATAACTGAAgctttcattgtttttgaaagattgAAACGGGATATAAGAATAACAATTTGTATTTCTACTTGTATTTTCCATTTGGTAGGTTACTGTGTTATTTGACTTGTTTAATATACGTAATTGTTTTCACAGAACAGGGAATCATGGATGTCTATGGATAGACAATATTGCTGATAATGAAGTAACTCCATCATCTTTACAGGGATTAATATTAGTGCCAGAACTTCCAGGTAAATACGTtataaataactttatttttattatattggaAGAAGAAGGTGAAGGCAGCAGTCACTTCACgttcatatatatatttggtacatTTTTGACGACATTCAAGTAAGTATCTATTCTGACCACTTTGTTCGAGACTAAGACTGTTCTCTTTATCTTTGGGATGtatcaaataaaattttgtattcaaattattgTGTTGTATTAGTTAGGAAATTCACTGTTATCCTCGCTAATGCAATTCAGTCCCTTCTCCCCGAACGTCACTTGCCGAATAAGACTTATGACCAGGTTTTTATTAACATGAACAACAGGACGGGTGCCGCAAGTTGATCAGGATCTCCCTACCCTTCCGGAGCGCATAGTTCAACTCCAGTATATGGTGTTGTTCAGCCTTTAGTTTTCcatttgtattttgtgtactgttgtttgtttttctcaatCATTGTGTTTTGTATAGGGTTTCTTTAAACTGTTGAGTTTTTTTTGTTCATCCATCAGTTGATCACAGATTGCtctattttaatatatttaagtaATTATATTGTTAAAAGTGATTCCCttattctatggaaatttatctcTTTCTGAAcctattgtatataaaaaaaaataatcaacgtgtGGATGCCGGTGACCTAAGAAGGTGGTTGGGTGATTTTAAGGGTCATAGCCTATTTtattcgtccccgagggtatcaccagcccagtagtcaacactttggtgttgacatgaatatcaataatgtggtcattttttttataaatttcctgttaacaaaagtttaaatttttcgaaaaactaaggattttcttattccaggcattgattttcttagccgtatttgtcacaactttttggaattttggatcctcaatgctcttcaactttgtaattgtttcgctttataaatattttgatatgagcgtcactggtgagtcttatgtagacgaaacgcgcgtctggcgtactaaattataatcctggtacatttgataactattagttaactgaatgaatcaaaatatgctcaCAGGTGAtgataaaattgacaattttttgaaatgtgaaaggcactcgaaggggattttcgtttaacaaaaaaagagaatatttattttctaatcattagtgaaacagattcttacatagttacaCGTGGATTATCGAATTTATCCAATCTAGATGGTACAATTcagaaattttaaagtcctcatctaggctcggactttaaaattgataaattaacTATCTCGAATGGATAAGTCTGATAATCCACTGGtgtcaatgtaagaatctatatgtgTATCTTCATTTCAGATGCTTTATTTGGAATGATATTATTCTTGACACAGTGCTTACAATACAGTTTTATTGGGATTTTCATTTGAAAATCGTAATTAAACACCGGGTCCTAGAGATTGTGCTACCTTTAGTTTTGTGTTAAATGTATGTGAATTGTAGTTTTAATTTTGTCCTGTTTGTTTTCCTTCGACCATTAATTTATAATTTCCGCCTTTGTTTCTTTACTTGATAAAGCCATACAGTAAATATAGTATTTCTATATCAACCAATGTATGTTTGAAGTTAAAAAAATACGTTGATGAAGTTCATGTGGACTTTAAAAGGGGCCAAGGGggttccaataacagcaaaacagtaaaTTGATTTAGCTTAAAACAGATATCAAGGAATTGAAAAGTCCGGTCCTGGACCAATACAGTAGATTTTATTATATAACTGGTTGTATAGATCTAGCTAGGCCTTAACAgaatcattttattcattttaaaaaaataatatgatccTCATCAGGTATCAGGTACGCATGGGGTACAAGGAACATTATCCTCATATACCGGTTTATgttaaattcaaatttgaacaattcttaatatcacaaaaaaggaaaacatatggctaTGATGAGGAGAGGCCTAGGTCCATACCACCATAACAGGGACACCTTTTATATATATTGGGGTACAAGTTTTGGTTTTCTACAAATTATGATTTGTAcccaaaaaaaatgtacaaattataatttgtatttttactttgtacaattgtaatttgttaaaatgcaaattgtaatttgtacaaaaaaatccaTGTACGAAATTACAAATTTCTACTTAAATTCACTTAAAACTGAACAAAATAACTAGTTTCTATTTTTGTTTAAggaatatttaaaaatcaaaggcatttgatagataaatttttgtggttttcttttttcaagaaaatgaagtCAGTGCCACCCTATGTTAATTTGATATCTAGAATATATTTTTCTGGAAAGCGATTTTCTCGTATCGATTTTGTCATCGAATTGATGCACACTATAGATTTTGTATTCAATGATCACATAATAAACCTCAGTCATAAAATACCAAAATACCTAGAGGAAATgtaattgatacatgtatacagttaatcatgataatataataGAAATTGGCTCAAGTGACTATTCTGACAGCATAATAGAAATTAGTCTGAGTGACAATTTGATCGACACCAAAAGAAACAACAATCATGCATCTTATGTGAAATAATTGAATATGGAGAATGTGGGTACCCATTGGAACAGCTGTTGGGTTCTTAAAAGTATATTTTGTGGAGAAATTAAATTGAAGCTGTTAAAGACACGTCTTTATTTGCAGTAGCACTTTCTGAGCTTTAATTTTCACTAtgtgaagtttaaaaaaaaatatagtcaggGTAATCTCTTTCATGTAGATGCTCAAATAAATGATACATAACTATTTTTGCATTTTGTAAATatgtataaaagtataaaaggatgtggtatgatttcgaatgagtcaactctccaaaagagataAAAAGACACagacaaattaacaactatagatcatcaTATCGCCTTCGACTATCAGCAAacccattccgcatagtcagatataaaaggcatTGAAATGACAAACgaaaaacaattcatacgagaaactaacggcataatttatctacaaaataatgAACCGTCAAAAAACTTAGCAACAAATatcaaccactgaatcacaggctcctgacttgggacatgcacatacagagtgtggcggggttaaacatgtcagtTGGTGCCcgaccctcccctaaccttggacagtggtgtaacagtacaacatgaggtTTATTATGTGCTCATTGATTTGAAATTCTATACGGTGTACCAatgatttttataacaaaatatataattcataagtaaaatgtgtacaaagtcaaaatacaaactatagtatacaattgttttacaaattataatttgtacaaaattatacATCTAAAAACATGTTCCCaaacaatggaatttattacaaagagTAATAATAATGAATACTAGAATGATCCTAGACCCGActgttttaatatgtttatgtgatgaATCCTCCTGCAAATACATGACTTCCATAACACCAGTGgaaagaccccaatagatataAGAGAAGTAGTATGATAGGCAAAGACACAACTCTCCGTCTAAgtcaaaatgtttaattttcttcAATTAAGATTGGCTGTCAATTGctaacatttcaattttcaataacagttaacaggaAATACACTCTCACAGTAacagataacaataaaaataataatcctATAACAGCTTACaaggaataagacaataacagctaacagcaaatatattttcagaataacagataaaaaCGAATTGAATAACTTCATAACTTCATAACAGTTGAACCTCTTGCCCACCTCTTTAAAGGTGCAAAAGctacaagattaaaaaaaaagattttttttctgaaatcatataaaaacgaAATAGTGAAATGATAACTCGTTTTTAGCTGCTAGTTTAGTTCAATTTTTACTAAATATACTAAGAAATATCGCTGCTGAATTATTCACTAGCAAATAAATAATTCGActtcattgaatccgtattcatgtgacatTCAATTTAAGCCCTTCGCAAGAGATTGCTAattacattccccatttccattctcaattttacttcagAATTATTTCAATTTGAATATACGATTTAGTATGTTAAAGATCCAATATGATACTTTAAGTTAAATCAGTGAACATGACTTTAACAGCTAATCCCCTTTTAAACATATGTGTATGCTTTTGAAACAGAAAagagttttttattttattaacgaCAAATCTTTTAGTGTGCAATATAGACATATACTATGTTCTAacagtttttatcaaaataatttctgtattttaataTTCATATTATTTCTTTATTACCAGGTCAGTTGTATACAGCAGATGAAATATGTGAACAGTTATACGGAAGTGGATTTAGATACCGTGAATATCCGAATGTGAGCAAATTTTAAATATCAACCCATATCTCCATTAAGACATAAGAAATCGTAAACTTAATAGTATTAGG includes:
- the LOC143069859 gene encoding A disintegrin and metalloproteinase with thrombospondin motifs 19-like; translation: MTFFDTNPSWYNTSTDLSVTLNNICTGTQAGLPYDHVHVHTGIPNPELGGLAYQSLVCNARYRCGVSADGITTYVTTAHEIGHNMGMLHDADRNCLSPDVGITGGAGVGWSTCSANDMNTMLQTGNHGCLWIDNIADNEVTPSSLQGLILVPELPGQLYTADEICEQLYGSGFRYREYPNANLACIKYSCVDHNAGNTHGRMFQQSNSIIGLYCEDQKVNIKYQCR
- the LOC143069858 gene encoding uncharacterized protein LOC143069858, coding for MASEQRLTITLVLILCVYSEIVAKSLLEHSHIKEFIKSRNLRDDGFNEFELTSVQEVTRSHQQSLDASSIHRRRWSLNSTDSFDIAIDAFGESYKMTLQHTKSVLHPSAKVSIINDDKETKWNGYNPDCFLIGNIHSHDGTVSASFCKELV